AGCTAGCGGATTTTTCTTAGGATTAACCGAAGACCTTCCCAACCCCTCCCCTGAGGAAATGGCTAGCCAAATTCAAAACTTGGAAGAAGTCTCGACCCTCACCTACAATGACGGTTCCCTGATCGATGAAGTCCGCAGTGACCTAGTGAGAAAGAATGTTCAATTAGAAGAGATTTCGCCACAGATTGTTCACGGCCTAGTGGCTACTGAAGATGAACACTTTTTTAAACACCATGGTGTAGTCCCCAGTGCGATCCTGCGTGCAATCGTCTCCCAAGTCCTGGGCGGGTCTTCTTCAGGCGGGTCAACCATTACCCAGCAATTGGTCAAGCAACGCTTCTTATCTAACGAAGTCTCCTTTGAACGGAAGGCTAAAGAAATGCTCTTAGCCAACCGTTTAGAAAATTATTTTTCTAAGGAACAAATCCTGGAATCCTATCTTAATACCTCTCCTTTTGGTCGTAACAATAAGGGCGAAAATATTGCTGGTATTGAGGCAGCTGCTGAAGGTATCTTTGGCAAAAGCGCCGACCAAGTTAACTTACCTCAGGCCGCCTTTTTAGTAGGGATGCCCCAAAATCCCTATAACTATACTCCCTATGATAGCGAGGGCCAATTAAAATCCCCAGAAGCCCTTAATTACGGGGTAGAACGGATGCAGGAAGTCCTCGACCGGATGCGCTTAGAAAATTATATTAGTCAGGAAGACTACGAAAAAGCTAAAAACTACGATATAAAAAGTGACTTTATCCAGGCCGACAGCCAAGTTGATGAGGCTGATTCAAGCACTGGGCAAAAGAATACTTATCTCTACCAACAAGTGGAAAAGCAAAGCCTTAAACTCCTCATGCAGCGTTTTATGGCCATGGATGGAGTCAGTGAAGAAGATATTCAAGCCGATGACAACCTACGTAGTGAATACCAACAACGGGCCGATTCTTATTACCGTAATGGCGGCCTAACCGTTAAGACCACAGTTGATCCTAATATCTATCAGCTTCTCAACCAAACGGTCGCCAATCAAGCTGGTTCCCTGGGACAAACTTATATGACCTCTCAAAATAATCCAGAAACCGGTGAAAGCGAAGCCATCCCCCTCCCTGTCCAAACCGGCAATGTCCTTATCGAAAATGCTAGCGGAAGAATCTTAGGCTTTGTTGGAGGGATTGACTTCGACCAAAACCAAGTGGACCATGCCTTTGACATGCGACGGTCACCAGGTTCCATGTTCAAGCCCTTGCTGACTTATGGACCAGCTATCCAAGAGGGTTTAGCCTTTCCAAGTACCCTAATCGCTGATACCCCTATTCGTATCCAGCAAGCCGATGGGTCTTACTATGAACCGTCCAACTATGGAAATAATATCTCCAATCAGTTGGTGACCTTCCGCCATGCCCTAGCCAATTCCTTGAATAACCCGACCATTTATCTCTACCAACACCTTTTAAAACATGGTGTCGATATCCAAGCTTATGTCGATCGTTTAGGCCTAGACCAAGCCGTTACGGAAAATGAAGTCAAGGATAATGTCGCCCTATCCATTGGAGGAACCCAAACAGGCCCGACTGTCGTTGAATTAGCGGCCGCTTTTGCGACTTTTGCTAACGGCGGCCAAAGCATCAGCCCTTACCTCATTGAAAGCATTTCTGATAGTAATGGGAACTTTATTTATCAACATCAAAACTACCAAGAACCTGTCTTTGATAAAGAAAGCAGTGATATCATGATTGATGTCTTGAAAGATACCCATCGGACCGGGACTTTCCAACCATATAGTGGCGGTTTGAATGCTTTTTCGGATATCTATATGAAAACAGGGACCTCAGAGGATTTCAATGACCATTGGATTGGAGGCTCAAGCCCAAGGATTACGCTCATGTCATGGATTGGATACGATAATACTTACCAGCGCCATACCTTAAATGATGACGGCAATGCCAGTTTTGCCAATCCGGTAGAACGCCACGCTAAACACTGGCTGAGCTTGCTCAATCAGTTGAATAACTATGATCCGCAAATGATGGGCTCTAGTGAGACTTTCACCCCTTCCCAGCAACTAATCCGCCAAAAAGTTGTCAAAGAAACCGGAACACTCCCCGGCAGCTTTACGGGGCCTTACAATACCCAATACCGAATTCCGATCAGTCAAGCTAGTGAAGAAGGGCTCTTTCCTAATCAAGCTGCTATCCCCAAGGCTCAATTTGACTTTGCCATTGGAGCCAGCTTAGAAGAACAAGTCCATGCCCTAGAACCCTATCGAATCAAAAATAACAGTCAAGTCAACCAAAAAGTCAATGAAATCTTAGACCTCTATGAACAAGTTCATCAAAAAGAGGACTAATTATTAGAAAAAGCAGTCATGCGTTTTGTGAGCATAACTGCTTTTTTCTTTAGCTTAATTATCTGACTTTAAACGTGCGCTTGTCGGACTGTCTAGTTGAGTTCGGACGCCAGCCTTGAAGTTGCTTCAGAAAATTCCAACACACAGTTTCCTGTGCTTATGGTATTTTCCTCCAGCAATTCAAGTCTCTGACGGCGTCCTCACATCCTTTCCAAACGTGCTCCAAGCGCGAGGCGAGCTCCATTTCAGAAGCCCTTGTAAATCCTCTTTGAGGATTTACTGCGCACTTCTTCCAATGGTCTCCCCTCTTTTTGCGCTTGTCACACTCTATCCAAACGTGTTCCAAAAGTCAGCCCTGACGTCCACTTCACTAAAGGACGACGAATTCTTCTTAAGAATTCTTTCGTCCTTTAGATCCAGTGGTTCAGGGCTCTTTTTGACTTTTGTCACACTCTAATCCTTATACCAAGTCTTCCATGATTGTGTAGAGTTCTTGGCTGGATAGGTTTTCTTTTTCTTCTTGGGTGAAGTCGCGGATTATTTCTCCGTGATGGAGTAAGATCATCCGATTGCCATAGGTTAGGGCATCTTGTAAGTTGTGGGTGATCATTAGGGCGGTGAGTTTTTCTTCTTGCACTTGTTGGTTGGTGAGCTCTAAAATCCTACGTGAGGTCTTAGGGTCCAAAGCTGCCGTGTGTTCATCCAACAATAGGAGTTTGGGCTTAACGATAGTAGCCATTAATAAGGCAATGGATTGGCGTTGTCCACCGGATAATTTACCCATTTCAGCATTCAAACGGTTTTCAAGACCCAGGCCAATTTGCGATAGAGTTTGGCTGAAATAGGCCTCTTTGTCATTAGTAATAGCCATACTCAAGCCCCGCTTTTGCCCTCGTTTAGCAGCCAGAGCCAGGTTTTCAGCGACGGTCATCCGCGGAGCGGTTCCCATTTTAGGATCTTGGAAGACCCGGGAAATCGACCCTGCCCGCTCTTCTTCACTCTTAGTGGTAATATCCTTTTCCTCCAAGAAGATTTCGCCACTATCTAAGGCAAAGGTCCCAGCAATGGCATTGAGTAAGGTGGATTTCCCCGCACCATTCCCCCCAACAATGGTAATGAAGTCGCCTTGATTCACTGAAAGGTCAATGCCTTTCAAAGCATGAAAAGCATCCAGGGTTCCGGGATTAAAGGTTTTATTGATGTTATTAAGCTTTAATACTTGACTCATGATTAAGCCTCCTTACTGCGAATATTCTTGGTCCGGCCGCTTCCCATTTTGCTTCTAATCGTTGGAATAGCCAAGCAAAGACCCACGATGATGGCTGAGAAGAGCTTAAAGTCATTGGCTTCAAAATTAAGCATGAGAACAAGACCAAGGAGTAAACGGTAGACAATAGAACCAGCTACGATGGTAGCTAAACGCATGGACAGGCTAACATTAGGGAAGAGAACTTCACCAATAATGATGGCAGCTAAGCCAATCACCACAGTCCCAATCCCCATGGAGATATCTGCATAACCATTGCTGTTGGCTACTA
This genomic stretch from Aerococcus mictus harbors:
- a CDS encoding transglycosylase domain-containing protein, with amino-acid sequence MIKRLLGYVLVLGLLSLALAMGVASGFFLGLTEDLPNPSPEEMASQIQNLEEVSTLTYNDGSLIDEVRSDLVRKNVQLEEISPQIVHGLVATEDEHFFKHHGVVPSAILRAIVSQVLGGSSSGGSTITQQLVKQRFLSNEVSFERKAKEMLLANRLENYFSKEQILESYLNTSPFGRNNKGENIAGIEAAAEGIFGKSADQVNLPQAAFLVGMPQNPYNYTPYDSEGQLKSPEALNYGVERMQEVLDRMRLENYISQEDYEKAKNYDIKSDFIQADSQVDEADSSTGQKNTYLYQQVEKQSLKLLMQRFMAMDGVSEEDIQADDNLRSEYQQRADSYYRNGGLTVKTTVDPNIYQLLNQTVANQAGSLGQTYMTSQNNPETGESEAIPLPVQTGNVLIENASGRILGFVGGIDFDQNQVDHAFDMRRSPGSMFKPLLTYGPAIQEGLAFPSTLIADTPIRIQQADGSYYEPSNYGNNISNQLVTFRHALANSLNNPTIYLYQHLLKHGVDIQAYVDRLGLDQAVTENEVKDNVALSIGGTQTGPTVVELAAAFATFANGGQSISPYLIESISDSNGNFIYQHQNYQEPVFDKESSDIMIDVLKDTHRTGTFQPYSGGLNAFSDIYMKTGTSEDFNDHWIGGSSPRITLMSWIGYDNTYQRHTLNDDGNASFANPVERHAKHWLSLLNQLNNYDPQMMGSSETFTPSQQLIRQKVVKETGTLPGSFTGPYNTQYRIPISQASEEGLFPNQAAIPKAQFDFAIGASLEEQVHALEPYRIKNNSQVNQKVNEILDLYEQVHQKED
- a CDS encoding ABC transporter ATP-binding protein — translated: MSQVLKLNNINKTFNPGTLDAFHALKGIDLSVNQGDFITIVGGNGAGKSTLLNAIAGTFALDSGEIFLEEKDITTKSEEERAGSISRVFQDPKMGTAPRMTVAENLALAAKRGQKRGLSMAITNDKEAYFSQTLSQIGLGLENRLNAEMGKLSGGQRQSIALLMATIVKPKLLLLDEHTAALDPKTSRRILELTNQQVQEEKLTALMITHNLQDALTYGNRMILLHHGEIIRDFTQEEKENLSSQELYTIMEDLV